One stretch of Macaca nemestrina isolate mMacNem1 chromosome 17, mMacNem.hap1, whole genome shotgun sequence DNA includes these proteins:
- the LOC105469125 gene encoding ataxin-7-like protein 3 isoform X2 has translation MPGLSSGQRGGREGGRLQRCLGLTTTPPPPCVQPCCRPLCYEQSERRLHKSLQMKMEEMSLSGLDNSKLEMFSPGAQAIAQEIYADLVEDSCLGFCFEVHRAVKCGYFFLDDTDPDSMKDFEIVDQPGLDIFGQVFNQWKSKECVCPNCSRSIAASRFAPHLEKCLGMGRNSSRIANRRIANSNNMNKSESDQEDNDDINDNDWSYGSEKKAKKRKSDKNPNSPRRSKSLKHKNGFSVCTSASNTLPLLFSSSGELSNSDPFKYNNSTGISYETLGPEELRSLLTTQCGVISEHTKKMCTRSLRCPQHTDEQRRTVRIYFLGPSAVLPEVESSLDNDSFDMTDSQALISRLQWDGSSDLSPSDSGSSKTSENQGWGLGTNSSESRKTKKKKSHLSLVGTASGLGSNKKKKPKPPAPPTPSIYDDIN, from the exons ATGCCAGGACTGAGCTCTGGGCAGCGAGGTGGGAGGGAAGGTGGCCGCCTTCAGAGGTGCCTTGGACTCACAACAACACCCCCACCCCCGTGTGTGCAGCCGTGTTGCCGCCCGCTGTGCTATGAGCAGTCAGAGCGCCGTCTCCACAAGAgtttacaaatgaaaatggaggaaatgtctttgtctggcCTGGATAACAGCAAACTAGAG ATGTTCTCCCCTGGGGCCCAGGCCATCGCTCAGGAGATATATGCGGACCTGGTCGAGGATTCTTGTTTGGGATTCTGCTTTGAGGTACACCGGGCTGTCAAGTGTGGCTACTTCTTCCTGGACGACACGGACCCTGATAGCATGAAGGATTTTG AGATCGTGGACCAGCCGGGGTTGGACATCTTTGGACAGGTTTTCAACCAGTGGAAGAGCAAGGAGTGTGTTTGCCCCAATTGCAGTCGCAGCATTGCCGCCTCCCGCTTTGCTCCCCATCTGGAGAAGTGCCTGGGAATGGGTCGGAACAGCAGCCGAATCGCCAACCGCCG GATTGCCAATAGCAACAATATGAATAAGTCTGAGAGTGACCAAGAGGATAATGATGACATCAATGACAACGACTGGTCTTATGGCTCGGAAAAGAAAG CCAAGAAGAGGAAATCAGACAAG AACCCCAATTCCCCTCGAAGATCCAAgtctttaaaacacaaaaatg GGTTCTCTGTCTGTACCTCTGCATCAAACACCcttccccttcttttttcttcttcaggggAACTTAGCAATTCGGATCCTTTTAAG TATAACAATTCAACTGGGATCAGCTATGAGACCCTGGGGCCAGAGGAGCTTCGCAGCCTGCTCACCACG CAATGTGGGGTGATTTCTGAACACACCAAGAAGATGTGCACAAG GTCCCTACGCTGCCCACAGCACACAGATGAGCAGAGGCGAACTGTGCGGATTTATTTCCTCGGGCCCTCGGC CGTCCTTCCAGAGGTCGAGAGCTCCCTGGATAATGACAGCTTTGACATGACTGACAGCCAGGCCCTGATCAGCCGGCTTCAGTGGGATGGCTCCTCTGACCTCTCACCCTCTGATTCAGGCTCCTCCAAGACGAGTGAAAATCAGGGATGGGGTCTAG GTACCAACAGCTCTGAGTCACggaaaaccaagaaaaagaaatcccatctGAGCCTGGTAGGGACTGCCTCCGGCCTAGGTTCCAACAAGAAGAAGAAGCCAAAGCCACCGGCACCCCCGACGCCCAGCATCTATGATGACATCAACTGA
- the LOC105469125 gene encoding ataxin-7-like protein 3 isoform X7 — protein sequence MPGLSSGQRGGREGGRLQRCLGLTTTPPPPCVQPCCRPLCYEQSERRLHKSLQMKMEEMSLSGLDNSKLEAIAQEIYADLVEDSCLGFCFEVHRAVKCGYFFLDDTDPDSMKDFEIVDQPGLDIFGQVFNQWKSKECVCPNCSRSIAASRFAPHLEKCLGMGRNSSRIANRRIANSNNMNKSESDQEDNDDINDNDWSYGSEKKAKKRKSDKLWYLPFQNPNSPRRSKSLKHKNGELSNSDPFKYNNSTGISYETLGPEELRSLLTTQCGVISEHTKKMCTRSLRCPQHTDEQRRTVRIYFLGPSAVLPEVESSLDNDSFDMTDSQALISRLQWDGSSDLSPSDSGSSKTSENQGWGLGTNSSESRKTKKKKSHLSLVGTASGLGSNKKKKPKPPAPPTPSIYDDIN from the exons ATGCCAGGACTGAGCTCTGGGCAGCGAGGTGGGAGGGAAGGTGGCCGCCTTCAGAGGTGCCTTGGACTCACAACAACACCCCCACCCCCGTGTGTGCAGCCGTGTTGCCGCCCGCTGTGCTATGAGCAGTCAGAGCGCCGTCTCCACAAGAgtttacaaatgaaaatggaggaaatgtctttgtctggcCTGGATAACAGCAAACTAGAG GCCATCGCTCAGGAGATATATGCGGACCTGGTCGAGGATTCTTGTTTGGGATTCTGCTTTGAGGTACACCGGGCTGTCAAGTGTGGCTACTTCTTCCTGGACGACACGGACCCTGATAGCATGAAGGATTTTG AGATCGTGGACCAGCCGGGGTTGGACATCTTTGGACAGGTTTTCAACCAGTGGAAGAGCAAGGAGTGTGTTTGCCCCAATTGCAGTCGCAGCATTGCCGCCTCCCGCTTTGCTCCCCATCTGGAGAAGTGCCTGGGAATGGGTCGGAACAGCAGCCGAATCGCCAACCGCCG GATTGCCAATAGCAACAATATGAATAAGTCTGAGAGTGACCAAGAGGATAATGATGACATCAATGACAACGACTGGTCTTATGGCTCGGAAAAGAAAG CCAAGAAGAGGAAATCAGACAAG CTATGGTATCTCCCATTCCAGAACCCCAATTCCCCTCGAAGATCCAAgtctttaaaacacaaaaatg gggAACTTAGCAATTCGGATCCTTTTAAG TATAACAATTCAACTGGGATCAGCTATGAGACCCTGGGGCCAGAGGAGCTTCGCAGCCTGCTCACCACG CAATGTGGGGTGATTTCTGAACACACCAAGAAGATGTGCACAAG GTCCCTACGCTGCCCACAGCACACAGATGAGCAGAGGCGAACTGTGCGGATTTATTTCCTCGGGCCCTCGGC CGTCCTTCCAGAGGTCGAGAGCTCCCTGGATAATGACAGCTTTGACATGACTGACAGCCAGGCCCTGATCAGCCGGCTTCAGTGGGATGGCTCCTCTGACCTCTCACCCTCTGATTCAGGCTCCTCCAAGACGAGTGAAAATCAGGGATGGGGTCTAG GTACCAACAGCTCTGAGTCACggaaaaccaagaaaaagaaatcccatctGAGCCTGGTAGGGACTGCCTCCGGCCTAGGTTCCAACAAGAAGAAGAAGCCAAAGCCACCGGCACCCCCGACGCCCAGCATCTATGATGACATCAACTGA
- the LOC105469125 gene encoding ataxin-7-like protein 3 isoform X6: MPGLSSGQRGGREGGRLQRCLGLTTTPPPPCVQPCCRPLCYEQSERRLHKSLQMKMEEMSLSGLDNSKLEMFSPGAQAIAQEIYADLVEDSCLGFCFEVHRAVKCGYFFLDDTDPDSMKDFEIVDQPGLDIFGQVFNQWKSKECVCPNCSRSIAASRFAPHLEKCLGMGRNSSRIANRRIANSNNMNKSESDQEDNDDINDNDWSYGSEKKAKKRKSDKNPNSPRRSKSLKHKNGELSNSDPFKYNNSTGISYETLGPEELRSLLTTQCGVISEHTKKMCTRSLRCPQHTDEQRRTVRIYFLGPSAVLPEVESSLDNDSFDMTDSQALISRLQWDGSSDLSPSDSGSSKTSENQGWGLGTNSSESRKTKKKKSHLSLVGTASGLGSNKKKKPKPPAPPTPSIYDDIN, encoded by the exons ATGCCAGGACTGAGCTCTGGGCAGCGAGGTGGGAGGGAAGGTGGCCGCCTTCAGAGGTGCCTTGGACTCACAACAACACCCCCACCCCCGTGTGTGCAGCCGTGTTGCCGCCCGCTGTGCTATGAGCAGTCAGAGCGCCGTCTCCACAAGAgtttacaaatgaaaatggaggaaatgtctttgtctggcCTGGATAACAGCAAACTAGAG ATGTTCTCCCCTGGGGCCCAGGCCATCGCTCAGGAGATATATGCGGACCTGGTCGAGGATTCTTGTTTGGGATTCTGCTTTGAGGTACACCGGGCTGTCAAGTGTGGCTACTTCTTCCTGGACGACACGGACCCTGATAGCATGAAGGATTTTG AGATCGTGGACCAGCCGGGGTTGGACATCTTTGGACAGGTTTTCAACCAGTGGAAGAGCAAGGAGTGTGTTTGCCCCAATTGCAGTCGCAGCATTGCCGCCTCCCGCTTTGCTCCCCATCTGGAGAAGTGCCTGGGAATGGGTCGGAACAGCAGCCGAATCGCCAACCGCCG GATTGCCAATAGCAACAATATGAATAAGTCTGAGAGTGACCAAGAGGATAATGATGACATCAATGACAACGACTGGTCTTATGGCTCGGAAAAGAAAG CCAAGAAGAGGAAATCAGACAAG AACCCCAATTCCCCTCGAAGATCCAAgtctttaaaacacaaaaatg gggAACTTAGCAATTCGGATCCTTTTAAG TATAACAATTCAACTGGGATCAGCTATGAGACCCTGGGGCCAGAGGAGCTTCGCAGCCTGCTCACCACG CAATGTGGGGTGATTTCTGAACACACCAAGAAGATGTGCACAAG GTCCCTACGCTGCCCACAGCACACAGATGAGCAGAGGCGAACTGTGCGGATTTATTTCCTCGGGCCCTCGGC CGTCCTTCCAGAGGTCGAGAGCTCCCTGGATAATGACAGCTTTGACATGACTGACAGCCAGGCCCTGATCAGCCGGCTTCAGTGGGATGGCTCCTCTGACCTCTCACCCTCTGATTCAGGCTCCTCCAAGACGAGTGAAAATCAGGGATGGGGTCTAG GTACCAACAGCTCTGAGTCACggaaaaccaagaaaaagaaatcccatctGAGCCTGGTAGGGACTGCCTCCGGCCTAGGTTCCAACAAGAAGAAGAAGCCAAAGCCACCGGCACCCCCGACGCCCAGCATCTATGATGACATCAACTGA
- the LOC105469125 gene encoding ataxin-7-like protein 3 isoform X3 — MPGLSSGQRGGREGGRLQRCLGLTTTPPPPCVQPCCRPLCYEQSERRLHKSLQMKMEEMSLSGLDNSKLEAIAQEIYADLVEDSCLGFCFEVHRAVKCGYFFLDDTDPDSMKDFEIVDQPGLDIFGQVFNQWKSKECVCPNCSRSIAASRFAPHLEKCLGMGRNSSRIANRRIANSNNMNKSESDQEDNDDINDNDWSYGSEKKAKKRKSDKLWYLPFQNPNSPRRSKSLKHKNGFSVCTSASNTLPLLFSSSGELSNSDPFKYNNSTGISYETLGPEELRSLLTTQCGVISEHTKKMCTRSLRCPQHTDEQRRTVRIYFLGPSAVLPEVESSLDNDSFDMTDSQALISRLQWDGSSDLSPSDSGSSKTSENQGWGLGTNSSESRKTKKKKSHLSLVGTASGLGSNKKKKPKPPAPPTPSIYDDIN, encoded by the exons ATGCCAGGACTGAGCTCTGGGCAGCGAGGTGGGAGGGAAGGTGGCCGCCTTCAGAGGTGCCTTGGACTCACAACAACACCCCCACCCCCGTGTGTGCAGCCGTGTTGCCGCCCGCTGTGCTATGAGCAGTCAGAGCGCCGTCTCCACAAGAgtttacaaatgaaaatggaggaaatgtctttgtctggcCTGGATAACAGCAAACTAGAG GCCATCGCTCAGGAGATATATGCGGACCTGGTCGAGGATTCTTGTTTGGGATTCTGCTTTGAGGTACACCGGGCTGTCAAGTGTGGCTACTTCTTCCTGGACGACACGGACCCTGATAGCATGAAGGATTTTG AGATCGTGGACCAGCCGGGGTTGGACATCTTTGGACAGGTTTTCAACCAGTGGAAGAGCAAGGAGTGTGTTTGCCCCAATTGCAGTCGCAGCATTGCCGCCTCCCGCTTTGCTCCCCATCTGGAGAAGTGCCTGGGAATGGGTCGGAACAGCAGCCGAATCGCCAACCGCCG GATTGCCAATAGCAACAATATGAATAAGTCTGAGAGTGACCAAGAGGATAATGATGACATCAATGACAACGACTGGTCTTATGGCTCGGAAAAGAAAG CCAAGAAGAGGAAATCAGACAAG CTATGGTATCTCCCATTCCAGAACCCCAATTCCCCTCGAAGATCCAAgtctttaaaacacaaaaatg GGTTCTCTGTCTGTACCTCTGCATCAAACACCcttccccttcttttttcttcttcaggggAACTTAGCAATTCGGATCCTTTTAAG TATAACAATTCAACTGGGATCAGCTATGAGACCCTGGGGCCAGAGGAGCTTCGCAGCCTGCTCACCACG CAATGTGGGGTGATTTCTGAACACACCAAGAAGATGTGCACAAG GTCCCTACGCTGCCCACAGCACACAGATGAGCAGAGGCGAACTGTGCGGATTTATTTCCTCGGGCCCTCGGC CGTCCTTCCAGAGGTCGAGAGCTCCCTGGATAATGACAGCTTTGACATGACTGACAGCCAGGCCCTGATCAGCCGGCTTCAGTGGGATGGCTCCTCTGACCTCTCACCCTCTGATTCAGGCTCCTCCAAGACGAGTGAAAATCAGGGATGGGGTCTAG GTACCAACAGCTCTGAGTCACggaaaaccaagaaaaagaaatcccatctGAGCCTGGTAGGGACTGCCTCCGGCCTAGGTTCCAACAAGAAGAAGAAGCCAAAGCCACCGGCACCCCCGACGCCCAGCATCTATGATGACATCAACTGA
- the LOC105469125 gene encoding ataxin-7-like protein 3 isoform X11 — protein sequence MKMEEMSLSGLDNSKLEAIAQEIYADLVEDSCLGFCFEVHRAVKCGYFFLDDTDPDSMKDFEIVDQPGLDIFGQVFNQWKSKECVCPNCSRSIAASRFAPHLEKCLGMGRNSSRIANRRIANSNNMNKSESDQEDNDDINDNDWSYGSEKKAKKRKSDKNPNSPRRSKSLKHKNGFSVCTSASNTLPLLFSSSGELSNSDPFKYNNSTGISYETLGPEELRSLLTTQCGVISEHTKKMCTRSLRCPQHTDEQRRTVRIYFLGPSAVLPEVESSLDNDSFDMTDSQALISRLQWDGSSDLSPSDSGSSKTSENQGWGLGTNSSESRKTKKKKSHLSLVGTASGLGSNKKKKPKPPAPPTPSIYDDIN from the exons atgaaaatggaggaaatgtctttgtctggcCTGGATAACAGCAAACTAGAG GCCATCGCTCAGGAGATATATGCGGACCTGGTCGAGGATTCTTGTTTGGGATTCTGCTTTGAGGTACACCGGGCTGTCAAGTGTGGCTACTTCTTCCTGGACGACACGGACCCTGATAGCATGAAGGATTTTG AGATCGTGGACCAGCCGGGGTTGGACATCTTTGGACAGGTTTTCAACCAGTGGAAGAGCAAGGAGTGTGTTTGCCCCAATTGCAGTCGCAGCATTGCCGCCTCCCGCTTTGCTCCCCATCTGGAGAAGTGCCTGGGAATGGGTCGGAACAGCAGCCGAATCGCCAACCGCCG GATTGCCAATAGCAACAATATGAATAAGTCTGAGAGTGACCAAGAGGATAATGATGACATCAATGACAACGACTGGTCTTATGGCTCGGAAAAGAAAG CCAAGAAGAGGAAATCAGACAAG AACCCCAATTCCCCTCGAAGATCCAAgtctttaaaacacaaaaatg GGTTCTCTGTCTGTACCTCTGCATCAAACACCcttccccttcttttttcttcttcaggggAACTTAGCAATTCGGATCCTTTTAAG TATAACAATTCAACTGGGATCAGCTATGAGACCCTGGGGCCAGAGGAGCTTCGCAGCCTGCTCACCACG CAATGTGGGGTGATTTCTGAACACACCAAGAAGATGTGCACAAG GTCCCTACGCTGCCCACAGCACACAGATGAGCAGAGGCGAACTGTGCGGATTTATTTCCTCGGGCCCTCGGC CGTCCTTCCAGAGGTCGAGAGCTCCCTGGATAATGACAGCTTTGACATGACTGACAGCCAGGCCCTGATCAGCCGGCTTCAGTGGGATGGCTCCTCTGACCTCTCACCCTCTGATTCAGGCTCCTCCAAGACGAGTGAAAATCAGGGATGGGGTCTAG GTACCAACAGCTCTGAGTCACggaaaaccaagaaaaagaaatcccatctGAGCCTGGTAGGGACTGCCTCCGGCCTAGGTTCCAACAAGAAGAAGAAGCCAAAGCCACCGGCACCCCCGACGCCCAGCATCTATGATGACATCAACTGA